One window of Erinaceus europaeus chromosome 6, mEriEur2.1, whole genome shotgun sequence genomic DNA carries:
- the CRYBA4 gene encoding beta-crystallin A4 isoform X2 encodes MRPGCLRAPLIVVWDEEDFQGRRHEFTADCPSVLELGLETVRSLKVLSGAWVGFEHAGFQGQQYILECGDYPASEAWSGNTAYPAHRLTSFRPVACANHRESRLDIFEEENFLGKRGELSDDYPSLQAMGWAGGHVGSFRVHSGAWLCSQFPGYRGFQYLLECDHHSGHYKHFREWGTHAHSFQVQSVRRVQQ; translated from the exons ATGCGGCCTGGCTGTCTCCGGGCCCCTCTG ATCGTGGTGTGGGATGAAGAGGACTTCCAGGGCCGACGCCATGAGTTCACGGCTGACTGCCCCAGTGTGCTGGAGCTGGGCTTGGAGACTGTCCGGTCCCTCAAAGTGCTGAGTGGGGC GTGGGTAGGCTTCGAGCACGCTGGCTTCCAGGGCCAGCAGTACATCCTGGAGTGCGGAGACTACCCGGCCTCAGAGGCCTGGAGTGGCAACACTGCCTACCCCGCCCACAGGCTCACCTCCTTCCGGCCAGTGGCCTGTGCG AACCACCGGGAGTCCAGGCTGGACATCTTCGAGGAGGAGAACTTCCTGGGCAAGAGGGGCGAGCTGAGTGATGACTACCCATCCCTGCAGGCCATGGGCTGGGCCGGCGGCCATGTGGGCTCTTTCCGTGTCCACTCGGGCGC ctGGCTGTGCTCCCAGTTCCCGGGCTACCGAGGCTTCCAGTACCTGCTGGAGTGTGACCACCACTCAGGGCACTACAAGCACTTCCGGGAGTGGGGGACCCACGCCCATTCCTTCCAGGTGCAGAGTGTGCGCAGGGTCCAGCAGTGA
- the CRYBA4 gene encoding beta-crystallin A4 isoform X1: MALQCTPPAGHWKIVVWDEEDFQGRRHEFTADCPSVLELGLETVRSLKVLSGAWVGFEHAGFQGQQYILECGDYPASEAWSGNTAYPAHRLTSFRPVACANHRESRLDIFEEENFLGKRGELSDDYPSLQAMGWAGGHVGSFRVHSGAWLCSQFPGYRGFQYLLECDHHSGHYKHFREWGTHAHSFQVQSVRRVQQ, from the exons ATGGCCTTGCAGTGCACGCCCCCGGCCGGCCACTGGAAG ATCGTGGTGTGGGATGAAGAGGACTTCCAGGGCCGACGCCATGAGTTCACGGCTGACTGCCCCAGTGTGCTGGAGCTGGGCTTGGAGACTGTCCGGTCCCTCAAAGTGCTGAGTGGGGC GTGGGTAGGCTTCGAGCACGCTGGCTTCCAGGGCCAGCAGTACATCCTGGAGTGCGGAGACTACCCGGCCTCAGAGGCCTGGAGTGGCAACACTGCCTACCCCGCCCACAGGCTCACCTCCTTCCGGCCAGTGGCCTGTGCG AACCACCGGGAGTCCAGGCTGGACATCTTCGAGGAGGAGAACTTCCTGGGCAAGAGGGGCGAGCTGAGTGATGACTACCCATCCCTGCAGGCCATGGGCTGGGCCGGCGGCCATGTGGGCTCTTTCCGTGTCCACTCGGGCGC ctGGCTGTGCTCCCAGTTCCCGGGCTACCGAGGCTTCCAGTACCTGCTGGAGTGTGACCACCACTCAGGGCACTACAAGCACTTCCGGGAGTGGGGGACCCACGCCCATTCCTTCCAGGTGCAGAGTGTGCGCAGGGTCCAGCAGTGA